One Thermosphaera aggregans DNA segment encodes these proteins:
- a CDS encoding 50S ribosomal protein L19e gives MSDLSLQKRLAAEILGVGVSRIRIDPSRAEEVSGAITREEVKRLVKDGAIWVEPVHGIAGVSSKVRKTQRAKGRRRGQGKRKGVKTARLGEKEAWMGRIRKIRRFLRYLRDKNLIDKRTYRRLYRLAKGGAFKNLSSLKLYLKENKILKEVK, from the coding sequence ATGAGCGATCTATCCCTGCAGAAAAGGCTTGCAGCAGAGATCCTTGGAGTAGGGGTTTCAAGGATAAGGATTGACCCGTCAAGGGCTGAGGAGGTAAGCGGCGCGATAACGAGGGAGGAGGTTAAGAGACTGGTGAAGGACGGGGCTATATGGGTTGAACCCGTACACGGGATCGCAGGGGTTAGCTCGAAGGTTAGGAAAACCCAGAGGGCTAAGGGCAGGAGGAGGGGTCAGGGTAAGAGGAAGGGTGTTAAAACAGCAAGGCTTGGCGAGAAGGAGGCGTGGATGGGAAGGATTAGGAAGATTAGAAGGTTCCTCAGATACCTCAGGGATAAGAACTTGATCGACAAGAGGACTTATAGAAGGCTCTACAGGCTTGCCAAGGGCGGTGCTTTCAAGAACCTTTCATCCCTCAAGCTCTACTTGAAGGAGAACAAGATCTTGAAGGAGGTTAAATAG
- a CDS encoding 50S ribosomal protein L6, whose protein sequence is MVRRLHIAESVEIPENVTVTVDGLKVVVKGPKGELSRDFSYARDITIRLEDGRVVVEAFLADRRKKALAGTIAAHIRNMITGVTKGYRYKLKIISSHFPMTVVVDEKNRIVRIKNFIGEKADRIAKIYGNAKVKVSGSDVIVEGLDIEEVGLTAASIERATKIPDRDRRVFSDGIFIYEKGEAV, encoded by the coding sequence ATGGTTAGGAGGCTTCACATCGCGGAATCCGTTGAAATCCCCGAGAACGTCACAGTCACTGTTGACGGTTTGAAAGTGGTTGTGAAGGGCCCGAAGGGAGAGCTGTCAAGGGACTTCTCCTACGCAAGGGATATTACGATAAGGCTTGAGGATGGAAGAGTTGTTGTCGAAGCATTCCTCGCTGACAGGAGGAAGAAGGCGCTGGCAGGGACGATAGCTGCTCATATAAGAAACATGATCACGGGCGTGACAAAGGGGTACCGGTACAAGCTGAAAATAATCTCGTCGCACTTCCCAATGACGGTTGTGGTTGACGAGAAGAACAGGATTGTCAGGATAAAGAACTTCATAGGAGAAAAAGCCGACAGGATCGCTAAGATCTACGGGAACGCCAAGGTCAAGGTCAGCGGGAGCGACGTGATAGTGGAAGGGCTGGACATTGAGGAGGTTGGGTTGACAGCTGCAAGCATTGAAAGGGCTACGAAGATACCTGATAGGGATAGGCGTGTTTTCTCAGATGGAATATTTATTTACGAGAAGGGTGAGGCTGTATGA
- a CDS encoding 30S ribosomal protein S8 encodes MVVMDTLSNALSAIQNAEVRAKSEVVLWPASKLVLNVLRVLQREGYVGEFEYIDDGRWGKIKVQLLGRINKIGVVKPRHPVSYRELEEFPEWLKRYLPAYNIGILIVSTSQGVMSHKEAVEKKTGGVLLAYCY; translated from the coding sequence ATGGTGGTCATGGACACGCTTTCAAACGCGCTTTCGGCAATACAGAACGCTGAGGTAAGGGCGAAGAGCGAGGTAGTGCTCTGGCCAGCGTCTAAGCTGGTTTTAAACGTTCTAAGAGTTTTGCAGAGAGAAGGGTATGTCGGCGAGTTCGAGTATATTGACGACGGGAGATGGGGGAAGATAAAAGTACAGCTTCTCGGAAGGATTAACAAGATAGGTGTTGTTAAGCCGAGGCACCCTGTCTCGTACAGGGAGCTCGAGGAGTTCCCGGAGTGGCTTAAAAGATACCTGCCAGCCTACAACATCGGGATATTAATAGTCAGCACATCCCAGGGCGTTATGTCGCACAAGGAGGCTGTTGAAAAGAAGACTGGCGGGGTACTGCTAGCCTACTGCTACTGA
- a CDS encoding ribonuclease P protein component 1, translating to MKRRSSNLVYHELIGLKARVVEYSDPSVKGFEGVVVDETLKTLVLENSSRRIRVFKENGVFEFTLPDGGSVVIKGFKILGRPWERVKMVLR from the coding sequence TTGAAGAGGAGAAGCAGTAACCTAGTATACCACGAGCTCATAGGCCTTAAGGCTCGTGTCGTAGAATACTCCGACCCATCCGTCAAGGGTTTCGAGGGAGTGGTGGTTGATGAAACCCTTAAGACCCTTGTACTCGAGAACTCTTCCCGCAGAATACGCGTTTTCAAGGAGAACGGTGTTTTCGAGTTCACGCTTCCAGATGGTGGAAGCGTGGTTATTAAAGGGTTTAAGATATTGGGTAGACCTTGGGAACGTGTTAAAATGGTTTTGAGGTAG
- a CDS encoding 50S ribosomal protein L18, producing MAKGPRYKVPRRRRREGKTNYYKRYVMILSKHPRFVVRKTLNYIWVQIIEAKPEGDVVIAAAHSRELVKKYGWKAGTCNTPSAYLTGLLAACRALKKGVEFATPDIGLHSSRKGAIVYAAIKAANDAGLKVPVSEEVVPSEERIRGEHISEYAKILSEKGLLEKRFSKYLANGLNPVDLPSHFDEVKERIMKDCGVKG from the coding sequence ATGGCGAAGGGTCCAAGGTACAAGGTTCCGAGAAGGAGGAGAAGGGAGGGTAAGACAAACTACTATAAGAGATATGTCATGATACTTTCCAAACACCCGAGGTTTGTTGTTAGGAAAACGCTCAACTACATATGGGTTCAAATCATCGAGGCGAAGCCTGAGGGAGACGTGGTTATAGCGGCGGCTCACTCCAGGGAGCTGGTTAAAAAGTATGGGTGGAAAGCAGGCACCTGCAACACGCCCTCAGCCTACTTAACAGGCTTGCTTGCTGCCTGCAGGGCTTTGAAGAAGGGTGTTGAGTTCGCAACCCCTGACATCGGGCTGCACTCCTCGAGGAAGGGGGCAATAGTATATGCGGCGATAAAAGCAGCTAACGATGCAGGCTTGAAAGTACCGGTTAGCGAGGAAGTGGTCCCATCTGAGGAGAGAATTAGGGGTGAGCACATCTCAGAATACGCTAAAATACTAAGCGAGAAGGGTTTATTAGAGAAGAGGTTTTCAAAATACCTTGCTAACGGTTTAAACCCCGTTGACCTTCCCTCACACTTCGACGAGGTTAAGGAGAGGATTATGAAGGATTGCGGGGTGAAGGGGTGA
- a CDS encoding 30S ribosomal protein S17 gives MSRAQVNNIGLEGLTPPERTCEDPKCPWHGHVKVRGVVLTGVVSKRKAHGMVVVRHDYLHYVKKFMRYEKRKKHIHAHLPPCIEVREGDTVVIGETRPLSKTVSFVVLAVVKKAGGV, from the coding sequence ATGAGCAGGGCTCAGGTTAACAATATAGGTTTAGAGGGCTTAACCCCGCCGGAGAGGACTTGCGAGGACCCTAAGTGCCCGTGGCACGGGCATGTCAAGGTTAGAGGGGTCGTGCTAACCGGGGTTGTGAGCAAGAGGAAGGCTCACGGAATGGTCGTGGTGAGGCACGACTACCTTCATTATGTTAAGAAGTTCATGAGGTATGAGAAGAGGAAGAAGCATATTCACGCCCACCTCCCGCCCTGCATAGAGGTAAGGGAGGGTGATACTGTAGTAATAGGTGAGACCCGCCCCCTCTCTAAGACTGTTTCCTTCGTTGTCCTAGCAGTGGTTAAGAAGGCAGGTGGTGTCTGA
- a CDS encoding 50S ribosomal protein L14, translated as MGAKRAVAGKPAFSRRRVNTGLQVQTVAKVADNSGAKEVMIIGVPGYHGRLRRVPPAGVGDLVVVSVKKGIPEMRKQVFKAIVVRQRRPYKRADGTWIAFEDNAVVILTPEGTPKGSEIRGPIAREAAERWPQIANLASMII; from the coding sequence ATGGGTGCTAAGAGAGCTGTAGCCGGCAAGCCAGCCTTCTCCAGGAGAAGGGTTAACACAGGGCTTCAGGTTCAAACAGTAGCCAAGGTGGCTGACAACAGCGGCGCTAAGGAAGTAATGATAATCGGCGTGCCAGGCTATCATGGAAGGCTGAGGAGGGTTCCCCCAGCAGGCGTTGGAGACCTTGTCGTGGTGAGCGTTAAGAAAGGGATCCCGGAGATGAGGAAGCAGGTGTTTAAGGCAATAGTTGTGAGGCAGAGGAGGCCTTACAAGAGGGCTGACGGCACCTGGATTGCTTTCGAGGACAACGCTGTGGTTATACTGACCCCTGAGGGAACGCCTAAGGGAAGCGAGATCAGGGGGCCTATCGCGAGGGAGGCAGCGGAGAGGTGGCCCCAGATAGCTAATCTTGCATCAATGATTATTTAG
- a CDS encoding 30S ribosomal protein S14 → MGKFKQPKIHKYGRGVQECQRCGSRDAVIQAYGLYLCRQCFREVAGTIGFKKYS, encoded by the coding sequence ATGGGCAAGTTCAAACAGCCTAAAATACACAAGTATGGGCGTGGAGTCCAGGAGTGCCAGAGATGCGGTTCGAGAGACGCTGTTATCCAGGCGTACGGGCTCTACCTGTGCAGGCAGTGCTTCCGCGAGGTAGCGGGGACGATAGGGTTTAAGAAGTACAGTTAA
- a CDS encoding 50S ribosomal protein L5: MSTATVLTPDVEKKIIEKWNSNPMLKPRISKVTVNIGVGAETDKLPKALKVLEELTGAKPVPRRAKKTIKDFNIRKGENIAAIVTLRGDKAREFLRKVFETLGYRLKASYFDDYGNVSVGIKEHIHMPGVRYDPEIGVFGMDVAITIERPGYRVMRRKRCRKRRIPRRHRVSKLEAMVFLKNEFGIEIVGE; the protein is encoded by the coding sequence ATGTCCACGGCAACAGTGTTAACCCCTGATGTTGAGAAGAAGATTATTGAGAAGTGGAATAGCAACCCAATGCTCAAGCCCAGGATAAGCAAGGTTACGGTTAACATTGGAGTAGGGGCTGAGACCGACAAGCTTCCAAAGGCTTTGAAAGTCCTAGAGGAGTTGACCGGTGCCAAGCCTGTCCCGAGAAGGGCGAAGAAGACTATCAAGGACTTTAACATTAGAAAGGGCGAGAACATTGCTGCAATAGTCACGCTGAGAGGGGACAAGGCCAGGGAGTTCCTCCGCAAGGTTTTCGAGACCCTCGGCTACAGGCTTAAAGCATCCTACTTCGACGACTACGGGAACGTTAGCGTGGGGATTAAGGAGCACATACACATGCCAGGGGTAAGGTACGACCCCGAGATAGGTGTTTTCGGAATGGATGTCGCTATAACTATTGAGAGACCCGGGTACAGGGTGATGAGGAGGAAGCGTTGCAGGAAGAGGAGGATTCCTAGGAGGCACCGGGTGAGCAAGCTTGAAGCAATGGTTTTCCTGAAAAACGAGTTCGGCATTGAAATAGTGGGTGAGTAG
- the rplX gene encoding 50S ribosomal protein L24, translating into MAVTASHKPGKQRKALAEMPLHLRRKLLTARLSDELVEKYGVKRLPVRKGDTVLVMRGDFQGAEGKVVRVDLKRARIFIEGVQKKKADGTPVYVPIHPSKVMITKLDLSDKLRLKIVERRRGKTEESKKEGE; encoded by the coding sequence ATGGCTGTCACAGCTTCACATAAACCAGGCAAGCAGAGGAAGGCTCTCGCCGAGATGCCCCTGCACTTGAGGAGGAAGCTTCTAACAGCAAGGCTCAGCGACGAGCTCGTGGAGAAGTACGGTGTTAAAAGGCTCCCGGTGAGGAAAGGAGACACCGTGCTGGTTATGAGGGGTGATTTCCAGGGAGCTGAGGGCAAGGTTGTCAGGGTGGATTTGAAGAGGGCGAGGATCTTTATAGAAGGGGTTCAGAAGAAGAAGGCTGATGGAACCCCTGTCTACGTTCCAATCCACCCCAGCAAGGTCATGATTACGAAGCTTGATCTCAGCGACAAGCTCCGCCTCAAAATCGTTGAGAGGCGGAGGGGTAAGACCGAGGAGTCGAAGAAGGAGGGTGAGTAG
- a CDS encoding 50S ribosomal protein L32e — MSSGFERLLRLRNEMNKERPEFLRHLWWKKPKFKNEPKWRKPKGIDNKMRRQLKGFPPVVKIGYRGPSLARGLHPTGLKPVVVHNVSELEGLNPATTIIYISGTVGFRKRVEIFNAALSKGFRIANPPRIIQSSTMGGVGQ, encoded by the coding sequence ATGAGCAGCGGTTTCGAGAGATTATTGAGGCTAAGGAATGAGATGAACAAGGAGAGGCCGGAGTTCCTCAGGCATTTATGGTGGAAGAAGCCGAAGTTCAAGAACGAGCCCAAGTGGAGGAAGCCCAAGGGTATTGATAACAAGATGAGGAGGCAGCTTAAAGGATTCCCACCGGTTGTTAAGATAGGCTACAGGGGTCCAAGCCTAGCGAGAGGCCTCCACCCGACCGGCTTGAAACCCGTCGTGGTTCACAATGTGAGCGAGCTTGAAGGACTGAACCCTGCTACAACAATAATATACATATCCGGTACGGTTGGCTTCAGGAAGAGGGTTGAAATATTCAACGCGGCATTGTCCAAGGGCTTCAGGATTGCTAACCCGCCGAGAATCATACAGTCTTCAACCATGGGAGGTGTTGGTCAATGA
- a CDS encoding 30S ribosomal protein S4e, producing MGSMGGTRHLKAIAAPRYWPILRKEYKWVVKPSPGPHAIARSIPLLLVVRDVLRLAKTGREARRLISEGYFKVDGKVRRSYKFPVGMMDVIEVVGVNEYYRVVPVPSKVLDLVKITREEASFKLVRIEDKTTVKNGHIQLNLHDGRNILIRVNDPRNPVEDVYETLGVLQISVPSQEILNYIPLKEGVIAIISGGRNVGRVGRIVSIHRGMRRHRSIVTIEDKTGARVQTSLDYIFPIGVDKPLITLPEGAW from the coding sequence ATGGGTAGTATGGGTGGAACCAGGCATTTAAAAGCCATAGCAGCCCCGAGGTACTGGCCGATACTTAGGAAGGAGTATAAATGGGTTGTCAAACCCAGCCCCGGCCCTCACGCAATAGCCAGGTCCATCCCGCTCCTACTTGTCGTAAGGGATGTGCTGAGGCTTGCTAAAACAGGGAGGGAGGCTCGGAGGCTGATAAGCGAAGGATATTTCAAAGTAGACGGGAAGGTTAGGAGGAGTTACAAGTTCCCTGTTGGAATGATGGATGTTATTGAAGTAGTAGGTGTTAACGAGTACTATAGAGTAGTCCCAGTCCCCTCTAAAGTCCTCGACCTGGTGAAGATCACCAGGGAGGAGGCATCGTTCAAGCTTGTCAGAATAGAGGATAAGACAACGGTTAAAAACGGGCACATCCAGCTAAACCTTCACGACGGCAGGAACATTCTCATCAGGGTTAACGACCCCAGGAACCCTGTCGAAGATGTTTACGAAACCCTGGGCGTTCTCCAGATATCGGTGCCCAGTCAGGAAATACTCAACTACATCCCGCTGAAAGAAGGCGTCATCGCCATCATCTCCGGTGGTAGGAACGTTGGAAGAGTTGGCAGGATTGTCTCAATCCACAGGGGTATGAGAAGGCATAGGAGTATTGTAACCATTGAGGATAAGACTGGGGCAAGGGTTCAGACAAGCCTTGACTACATCTTCCCGATAGGTGTTGATAAGCCGTTGATAACGCTTCCCGAGGGTGCTTGGTGA